From Streptomyces sp. 6-11-2, one genomic window encodes:
- a CDS encoding dipeptidase, whose protein sequence is MSSNPVAETVASLMPRARAELAELVAFQSVADFDQYPKSESEGAANWIADALRAEGFTDVALLDTPDGTQSVYGYLPGPEGAKTVLLYAHYDVQPPLDEAGWTSPPFELTERDGRWYGRGAADCKGGLIMHLLALRALKADGGVPVNVKVIAEGSEEQGTGGLERYAEEHPELLTADTIVIGDTGNFRVGLPTVTSTLRGMTLVRIQVDTLEGNLHSGQFGGAAPDALAALIRVLDSLRAEDGSTTVDGLSGDSVWDGLAYEEEQFRKDAKVLDGVELIGSGTVADRIWARPAVTVLGIDCPPVVGATPSVQAGARALVSLRVPPGVDAGEATKLLQAHLEAHTPWGARVRTEQIGQGQAFRADTTSPAYRAMADAMAVAYPGQDMQYAGQGGSIPLCNTLAALYPQAEILLIGLSEPEAQIHALNESVSPEELERLSVAEALFLRNYAAS, encoded by the coding sequence ATGTCGTCGAATCCGGTCGCCGAGACCGTCGCCTCCCTCATGCCCAGGGCACGGGCGGAACTCGCCGAGCTGGTTGCCTTCCAGTCGGTGGCGGACTTCGACCAGTACCCGAAGAGCGAGAGCGAGGGCGCCGCGAACTGGATCGCCGACGCGCTGCGCGCCGAGGGCTTCACCGACGTGGCCCTGCTCGACACCCCGGACGGCACCCAGTCGGTGTACGGCTACCTGCCCGGCCCGGAGGGCGCGAAGACGGTCCTGCTCTACGCCCACTACGACGTGCAGCCGCCGCTGGACGAGGCCGGCTGGACCAGCCCGCCCTTCGAGCTGACCGAGCGTGACGGCCGCTGGTACGGGCGCGGCGCCGCCGACTGCAAGGGCGGCCTCATCATGCACCTGCTCGCCCTGCGCGCCCTGAAGGCCGACGGCGGCGTCCCGGTCAACGTCAAGGTGATAGCTGAAGGCTCCGAGGAGCAGGGCACCGGCGGCCTGGAGCGCTACGCCGAGGAGCACCCCGAACTCCTGACGGCCGACACCATCGTGATCGGCGACACCGGCAACTTCCGCGTCGGTCTGCCCACCGTCACCAGCACCCTGCGCGGCATGACCCTGGTCCGGATCCAGGTCGACACCCTCGAAGGCAACCTGCACTCCGGCCAGTTCGGCGGTGCCGCCCCGGACGCGCTCGCGGCGCTGATCCGTGTGCTGGACTCGCTGCGCGCCGAGGACGGCTCGACGACTGTCGACGGCCTGTCCGGCGACTCCGTCTGGGACGGCCTGGCCTACGAGGAGGAGCAGTTCCGCAAGGACGCCAAGGTGCTGGACGGCGTGGAGCTGATCGGCTCCGGCACGGTCGCCGACCGCATCTGGGCCCGCCCGGCCGTCACCGTGCTCGGCATCGACTGCCCGCCGGTCGTCGGCGCCACCCCGTCCGTGCAGGCCGGCGCCCGCGCCCTGGTCAGCCTGCGGGTGCCGCCGGGCGTCGACGCGGGCGAGGCGACCAAGCTGCTCCAGGCCCACCTGGAGGCCCACACGCCGTGGGGCGCCCGGGTGCGCACCGAGCAGATCGGCCAGGGCCAGGCCTTCCGCGCCGACACCACCAGCCCGGCCTACCGGGCGATGGCCGACGCGATGGCGGTCGCCTACCCCGGTCAGGACATGCAGTACGCCGGTCAGGGCGGCTCCATCCCGCTGTGCAACACCCTCGCCGCGCTCTACCCGCAGGCCGAGATCCTGCTGATCGGCCTGAGCGAGCCGGAGGCGCAGATCCACGCGCTGAACGAGAGCGTCTCCCCCGAGGAGCTGGAGCGCCTGTCGGTGGCGGAGGCCCTGTTCCTGCGCAACTACGCGGCGAGCTGA
- a CDS encoding geranylgeranyl reductase family protein — MSSENSSADDVQQVWDVVVVGAGPAGASAAYAAAVAGRRVLLLEKAELPRYKTCGGGIIGPSRDSLPPGFELPLKDRVHAVTFSHNGRFTRTRRSKQMLFGLINRPEFDQQLVEHAQKAGAELRTGVAVSRVEQHGSAVPDRRTVAVVLQGGETVLARSVVGADGSAGRIGAHVGVKVDQVDLGLEAEIPVPETVAEDWRGRVLIDWGPMPGSYGWVFPKADTLTVGVISARGEGAATKRYLEDFIARLGLAGFEPSISSGHLTRCRAEDSPLSRGRVLVCGDAAGLLEPWTREGISFALRSGRLAGEWAVRVAEAHDAVDTRRQALNYAFAIKAGLGVEMAVGKRMLAVFERRPGIFHAVLTGFRPAWKAFKDITRGSTSLGEIVRTHPMAHRALTALDRRQAPPAAEETVSS; from the coding sequence GTGAGCAGCGAGAACTCTTCGGCGGACGACGTGCAGCAGGTGTGGGACGTCGTCGTGGTGGGCGCGGGACCCGCGGGGGCCTCGGCCGCCTACGCGGCGGCGGTCGCGGGGCGGCGCGTGCTGTTGCTGGAGAAGGCGGAGCTGCCCCGGTACAAGACGTGCGGCGGCGGGATCATCGGCCCCTCGCGCGACTCGCTGCCGCCCGGCTTCGAGCTCCCGCTCAAGGACCGCGTGCACGCGGTGACCTTCTCCCACAACGGCCGCTTCACCCGCACCCGCCGGTCCAAGCAGATGCTGTTCGGGCTGATCAACCGGCCCGAGTTCGACCAGCAGTTGGTCGAGCACGCGCAGAAGGCGGGCGCCGAGCTGCGGACCGGCGTCGCGGTCTCCCGGGTCGAGCAGCACGGTTCGGCGGTGCCGGACCGGCGCACGGTCGCCGTGGTGCTCCAGGGCGGTGAGACGGTGCTCGCGCGCTCGGTGGTCGGCGCCGACGGCAGCGCCGGCCGGATAGGAGCGCATGTCGGGGTGAAGGTGGACCAGGTGGACCTCGGCCTGGAGGCGGAGATCCCGGTGCCCGAGACCGTCGCCGAGGACTGGCGCGGGCGGGTGCTCATCGACTGGGGCCCGATGCCCGGCAGTTACGGCTGGGTCTTCCCCAAGGCGGACACGCTGACCGTCGGGGTGATCTCGGCGCGCGGCGAAGGCGCCGCCACCAAGCGGTACTTGGAGGACTTCATCGCCCGGCTGGGCCTGGCGGGGTTCGAACCGAGCATCTCCTCGGGCCATCTGACCCGCTGTCGCGCCGAGGACTCGCCGCTCTCGCGCGGGCGGGTGCTGGTGTGCGGGGACGCGGCCGGACTCCTCGAGCCGTGGACGCGCGAGGGTATCTCCTTCGCGCTCAGGTCCGGGCGGCTCGCGGGGGAGTGGGCGGTGCGCGTCGCCGAGGCGCACGACGCGGTGGACACGCGCCGGCAGGCCCTGAACTACGCGTTCGCGATCAAGGCGGGACTGGGCGTGGAGATGGCCGTCGGCAAGCGGATGCTCGCCGTGTTCGAGCGCCGGCCGGGCATCTTCCACGCCGTCCTGACCGGCTTCCGGCCCGCCTGGAAGGCGTTCAAGGACATCACGCGGGGCTCCACCTCGCTCGGCGAGATCGTCCGCACCCATCCCATGGCCCACCGCGCCCTGACCGCGCTGGACCGGCGGCAGGCCCCGCCCGCGGCCGAGGAGACGGTCAGTTCCTGA
- a CDS encoding nitroreductase family deazaflavin-dependent oxidoreductase, with protein sequence MAVRLNGVIGWLARRGLSLAGSAELSVRGRKSGEPQRIPVNPHTYEGGQYLVSARGHSQWVRNMRAAGGGELRVGRTVREFTAVELPDAEKLPILRTYLERWGWQVDGYFKGVTAKSPDEEITASAPDHPVFRITVRN encoded by the coding sequence ATGGCCGTCCGCCTCAACGGCGTCATCGGCTGGCTGGCCCGCCGCGGGCTGAGCCTCGCCGGCTCGGCCGAGCTGTCGGTCCGCGGTCGCAAGAGCGGCGAGCCGCAGCGCATTCCGGTCAACCCGCACACGTACGAGGGCGGGCAGTACCTCGTCTCGGCGCGCGGCCACTCCCAGTGGGTGCGCAACATGCGCGCGGCGGGCGGCGGGGAACTGCGCGTCGGGCGCACGGTCCGCGAGTTCACCGCGGTGGAGCTGCCCGACGCGGAGAAGCTCCCGATCCTGCGGACCTATCTGGAGAGGTGGGGCTGGCAGGTCGACGGGTACTTCAAGGGCGTGACGGCGAAGTCCCCCGACGAGGAGATCACCGCGTCCGCCCCCGACCACCCGGTCTTCCGTATCACGGTCAGGAACTGA
- a CDS encoding TetR/AcrR family transcriptional regulator, which translates to MSTAQGARARARTEITAAIKDEARRQLAAEGAAKLSLRAVARALGMVSSALYRYFPSRDDLLTALIIDAYDSVGEAAEAANADASGAEPLARWTAVCEAVRGWALAHPHEYALIYGSPVPGYTAPMTTVPAAARVGLVLIGIVREAHERHGLTVPPLPAELRGEAERMTEDLAPGLPPEVGAALVAAWAQLFGLVGFELFGQFNRVVEDREPFFRHAMVRLAHGIGLGT; encoded by the coding sequence ATGAGCACCGCACAGGGAGCCCGCGCCCGGGCCAGGACGGAGATCACCGCGGCGATCAAGGATGAGGCCCGCAGACAGCTCGCGGCCGAGGGCGCCGCGAAACTCTCGCTGCGTGCCGTGGCCCGCGCACTCGGTATGGTCTCCTCCGCGCTGTACCGCTACTTCCCGAGCCGTGACGACCTGCTGACCGCGCTCATCATCGACGCCTACGACTCCGTGGGCGAGGCCGCGGAGGCCGCGAACGCGGACGCGTCCGGCGCCGAGCCCCTGGCGCGCTGGACCGCCGTGTGCGAGGCGGTGCGCGGCTGGGCGCTCGCCCACCCGCACGAGTACGCCCTCATCTACGGTTCCCCCGTGCCCGGCTACACCGCCCCGATGACCACCGTCCCGGCCGCGGCCCGTGTCGGTCTGGTCCTCATCGGCATCGTGCGCGAGGCCCACGAGCGGCACGGGTTGACCGTGCCGCCGCTCCCCGCCGAGCTGCGGGGCGAGGCCGAGCGGATGACCGAGGACCTCGCGCCCGGTCTGCCGCCCGAGGTGGGGGCCGCCCTCGTCGCCGCCTGGGCGCAGCTCTTCGGGCTGGTCGGGTTCGAGCTGTTCGGACAGTTCAACCGGGTGGTGGAGGACCGCGAGCCGTTCTTCCGGCACGCGATGGTCCGGCTCGCGCACGGGATCGGCCTGGGAACCTGA
- a CDS encoding sensor histidine kinase has protein sequence MTEQRVRRGGPPQWWRHGPSWWHRADEEEASGRRHWPWLSTALFTAFVLVGTHFSARNQHGHREPLDAFGFALLLVTLGLLLWRKRYPAFVAFGTAATTLAYYAAGYPYGPVFLAVAVSCFSAVVTGHRRAAWASVGMLWAGHALIALWLYRRLPPTGDTAASWGQELAVATWVVALVAVSELARVRREQWAKERAERAQAARRRADEERLRIARELHDVLAHSISVINVQAGVGLALLDTDPEQARTALTTIKAASKEALGEVRQVLDTLRTPGDAPRAPAPGLGRLPELVDQAATAGLTVEVQGAPPRLPPGTDLAAFRIVQEALTNVVRHSGSRHARVRLDHDRRALRLRIDDDGPATGADAGGSGNGLAGMRERAAALGGTIDAGARPDGGWRVLAVLPLTTEEENR, from the coding sequence ATGACGGAGCAGCGCGTACGCCGGGGCGGCCCGCCGCAGTGGTGGCGGCACGGCCCCTCGTGGTGGCACCGCGCCGACGAGGAGGAGGCGTCCGGCCGCCGTCACTGGCCCTGGCTCTCCACCGCGCTGTTCACCGCCTTCGTGCTCGTCGGCACGCACTTCTCGGCCCGCAACCAGCACGGCCACCGGGAGCCCCTGGACGCCTTCGGGTTCGCGCTGCTGCTCGTGACCCTGGGACTGCTGCTGTGGCGCAAGCGGTATCCGGCGTTCGTGGCGTTCGGCACGGCGGCGACCACCCTCGCCTACTACGCCGCCGGATACCCGTACGGCCCCGTCTTCCTGGCCGTCGCCGTCAGCTGCTTCAGCGCCGTCGTCACCGGGCACCGCAGGGCCGCGTGGGCGTCGGTGGGCATGCTGTGGGCCGGGCACGCGCTGATCGCGCTCTGGCTGTACCGCCGGCTGCCGCCGACCGGCGACACCGCCGCCTCCTGGGGGCAGGAACTGGCCGTCGCCACCTGGGTGGTGGCCCTCGTCGCGGTCTCGGAACTGGCCCGTGTCCGCCGCGAGCAGTGGGCCAAGGAACGCGCCGAGCGCGCCCAGGCCGCCCGGCGGCGGGCCGACGAGGAACGGCTGCGGATCGCCCGGGAACTGCACGACGTCCTCGCGCACAGCATCTCCGTCATCAACGTCCAGGCGGGCGTCGGCCTCGCCCTGCTCGACACCGACCCGGAGCAGGCGCGCACGGCGCTGACCACCATCAAGGCCGCCAGCAAGGAGGCGCTGGGGGAGGTGCGTCAGGTGCTGGACACTCTGCGTACTCCTGGCGACGCCCCGCGCGCCCCGGCGCCCGGCCTCGGCCGGCTGCCCGAGTTGGTGGACCAGGCGGCGACGGCCGGCCTCACCGTCGAGGTCCAGGGGGCGCCGCCCCGGCTGCCGCCCGGCACGGACCTCGCCGCCTTCCGCATCGTCCAGGAGGCGCTCACCAACGTCGTACGCCACTCGGGGTCGCGGCACGCACGCGTCCGTCTCGACCACGACCGCCGCGCGCTGCGGCTGCGCATCGACGACGACGGGCCCGCGACCGGGGCGGACGCCGGCGGCAGCGGCAACGGCCTGGCCGGGATGCGTGAGCGGGCCGCCGCCCTCGGTGGCACCATCGACGCGGGAGCGCGCCCCGACGGCGGCTGGCGGGTGCTCGCCGTACTGCCCCTGACGACCGAGGAGGAGAACCGGTGA
- a CDS encoding response regulator transcription factor, whose amino-acid sequence MIRVLLADDQSLVRAGFKALLDAQPDIEVAGEAADGEEALRKVRDLSPDVVLMDIRMPLLDGLAATRRITGEPRLKDVKVVMLTTFELDEYVFEAIRSGASGFLVKDTEPDELLRAVRAVVGGDALLSPGVTRRLIAEFAARSKEPAAADALAQLTEREREVMALVGIGLSNEEIARRLVVSPLTAKTHVSRTMVKLGARDRAQLVVLAYESGLVRPGWLG is encoded by the coding sequence GTGATCCGGGTACTGCTGGCCGACGACCAGTCGCTGGTGCGGGCCGGCTTCAAGGCGCTGCTCGACGCCCAGCCGGACATCGAGGTCGCCGGGGAGGCCGCGGACGGGGAGGAGGCCCTGCGCAAGGTGCGCGACCTGAGCCCCGACGTGGTGCTCATGGACATCCGCATGCCGCTGCTCGACGGACTGGCCGCGACCCGCCGCATCACCGGCGAGCCGCGGCTGAAGGACGTCAAGGTGGTCATGCTCACCACCTTCGAACTCGACGAGTACGTCTTCGAGGCGATCCGCTCGGGCGCCTCCGGCTTCCTGGTCAAGGACACCGAACCCGACGAACTCCTGCGCGCGGTACGGGCGGTGGTCGGCGGCGACGCCCTGCTGTCCCCCGGAGTGACGCGCCGCCTGATCGCCGAGTTCGCCGCCCGCTCCAAGGAACCGGCGGCCGCCGACGCCCTCGCGCAGCTCACTGAACGCGAACGCGAGGTGATGGCCCTGGTCGGCATCGGCCTGTCCAACGAGGAGATCGCCCGCCGGCTGGTCGTCAGCCCCCTCACCGCCAAGACCCACGTCAGCCGCACCATGGTGAAGCTCGGCGCCCGCGACCGCGCCCAACTGGTCGTCCTGGCCTACGAGTCGGGCCTGGTGCGACCGGGCTGGCTGGGCTGA
- a CDS encoding DUF6332 family protein has translation MKAHGGRRSQAERDAMTIEIGYALCSAAFAAAVVFGAVAGPVLLFDLPRGVSTVLLGAGLVLAPVVFTVRVVSTLVRFRQASQPSQPGRTRPDS, from the coding sequence ATGAAGGCTCACGGGGGACGGCGGAGTCAGGCCGAGCGGGACGCGATGACCATCGAGATCGGGTACGCGCTGTGCAGCGCGGCGTTCGCGGCGGCGGTGGTGTTCGGGGCCGTGGCCGGCCCGGTGCTGCTGTTCGACCTGCCGCGGGGCGTCTCCACGGTGCTCCTCGGGGCGGGCCTGGTGCTCGCGCCGGTCGTCTTCACGGTCCGGGTCGTCAGCACGCTGGTGCGTTTCCGGCAGGCGTCTCAGCCCAGCCAGCCCGGTCGCACCAGGCCCGACTCGTAG
- a CDS encoding maleylpyruvate isomerase family mycothiol-dependent enzyme, producing METAAHLHALDRHGTLLAAAAEQAGPDVAVPACPGWRVRDLLRHTGVVHRWAAGIVADARTSPRPMGDPPDLDGAALVAWYRAGHRLLVETLTTAPADVECWTFHPAPSPSPLAFWTRRQAHETAVHRHDAEAARGGTPDPLGTAFAVDGIDELLGGFHARTRSRVRSREPRVLRVRATDADAVWTVRLSGGPPVTTRTASTACDTELSGPADQLYLALWNRVPMPNVTGDQSLATLWRETSGIV from the coding sequence ATGGAGACCGCCGCGCACCTTCACGCACTGGACCGCCACGGCACTCTGCTGGCGGCCGCCGCCGAGCAGGCGGGGCCCGACGTCGCGGTGCCGGCCTGCCCGGGGTGGCGGGTACGGGACCTGCTGCGGCACACGGGCGTGGTGCACCGGTGGGCCGCCGGCATCGTCGCCGACGCCCGCACGTCACCGCGCCCGATGGGCGATCCGCCGGACCTGGACGGCGCCGCGCTGGTGGCCTGGTACCGGGCCGGTCACCGCCTGCTCGTCGAGACGCTGACCACGGCGCCCGCCGACGTGGAGTGCTGGACGTTCCACCCGGCGCCGTCCCCGTCCCCGCTGGCTTTCTGGACCCGGCGGCAAGCACACGAGACGGCGGTCCACCGCCACGATGCCGAGGCCGCGCGCGGCGGCACCCCGGACCCGCTCGGCACGGCCTTCGCCGTGGACGGCATCGACGAGCTGCTGGGCGGCTTCCACGCCCGCACCCGCAGCCGGGTCCGCAGCCGCGAACCGCGGGTCCTGCGGGTGCGCGCCACGGACGCGGACGCGGTGTGGACCGTGCGGCTGTCCGGCGGGCCACCAGTCACCACCCGGACCGCGTCCACCGCCTGCGACACCGAACTCTCGGGCCCCGCCGACCAGTTGTACCTCGCCCTGTGGAACCGCGTCCCGATGCCGAACGTGACGGGAGACCAGTCCCTCGCCACGCTGTGGCGGGAGACGTCGGGAATCGTCTGA